The Synechococcus sp. UW69 DNA segment TCAGGATTTGCCTGCCATTGCCGATCTGACCGCTGTTTTTGCGGCTGTCGGTGTTCATTGCATTGATGTGGCTGCCGATCCAGCGGTCGCGCTTGCAGCCCGTCGTGGCCTCGACTGGGCTGAAGCCCAAACGGGCCATCGTCCCTGGCTCATGGTCAGCCTCAGCGATGGCATGGATGCTCACTTCCGCAAGGCTTGGTTCGACGCCGACCGCTGTCCCGCGGACTGTCCGCGTCCTTGCGAAAGGATTTGCCCCGCTGCAGCAATTCCGCCCGGTTCTGGGATCGACCAGCAGCGTTGCTATGGCTGTGGTCGCTGCTTGCCGGCCTGCCCCCATGGGCTAATCGAGGAACGCGACCATCGACTGACTCCAGAGCAGGTGATCACGCTGCTGAAATCCATTCAGCCCGATGCGGTGGAGATTCACACGGGGTCTGGGCATGAGGAGGGCTCCACGATGCTGATCCAAAGCCTTCAGCACCACAACGTTCCCTTGCAGCGCTTGGCCGTGAGCTGCGGGTTGGAGGGGCATGGCGTGAATGCTGATCAGTTGGCTCGGTTGCTGTGGCATCGCCATTCCTGTTTGCGGCAAGCCGGTTACAGGCCCCTCTGGCAATTGGATGGGCGGCCGATGAGTGGTGATGTGGGGGCTGGAACAGCGCGGGCTGCGGTTCAGCTCTGGCGTGCCATGCGTCTTCTGGCACCACCTGGTCCGCTGCAGCTTGCCGGTGGAACCAATGCCGCAACGGTGGATCTCTTGCATTCGACGGAACGGCCGGCTGGCATTGCCTTTGGTGGTGTGGCGCGTCGCTTGCTGATGCCCGTGCTCAATGAGGCGCAAACCCGTGGATCTGCCCTGTGGCAATGGCCCGAGGGTTGGGAGCGTGCCCTCTCCCTTGCGCGTCCATTGGTTACTCCATGGCTGCGCCGCTCTTGCTAGAAGGCTGAAACGCGCAGATCCCATGGGCACGCAACGGGTCACCGACGATCTGGATCGCCTTCTCGAACTTCTGCCGGATGCCGTGCAGGAGCAGTTGCGGGAGGAGGAGGCTCGACAGCAGTTGCTTGAGGTGGTGCTCGATCTCGGTCGACTCCCGGAAGCGCGTTATCCAGGTCGTGCCTTGGCACTGGGCTCCACGCCCTTGTCTCGGGAGGACCTTGCGGCGGTGGTGGCCAGGATTGGTCAGTTCGGAGGCGATAACCGAGCAGGGATTGAAAGGACCCTTCACCGGATCAGCGCGATCCGCAACCGCCAGGGTGAGGTGGTTGGTCTGACCTGCAGGGTGGGGCGTGCCGTGTTCGGCACCGTTGCCATGGTGCGGGATCTTTTGGATGGAGGGCAGTCCCTGCTGTTGATGGGGCGCCCGGGTGTCGGCAAGACAACGGCATTGCGGGAGATCGCCCGGGTGCTCGCTGATGAGTTGGAGCGGCGCGTTGTGGTGATTGACACGAGCAATGAGATCGCGGGTGATGGCGACATCCCGCATCCCGCTATTGGCAGGGCCCGCCGCATGCAGGTGGCCAGGCCTGAACTGCAGCACCAAACCATGATCGAGGCGGTGGAAAACCACATGCCTGAAGTCATCGTGATCGATGAGATCGGCACCGAGCTGGAGGCGCAGGCGGCGCGCACCATTGCTGAGCGTGGCGTGGTGCTGGTCGCCACCGCTCATGGCAATGCCCTGGCGAACCTGATCAAGAACCCCACCCTTAGTGATCTGGTGGGTGGAATTCAGGCGGTCACCCTTGGGGATGAGGAGGCCCGGCGGCGGCGCAGTCAGAAGACGGTGCTCGAGCGCGCGGCTGACCCAACTTTTCCGGTTGCGGTTGAAATGCACAGTCGCCACCGCTGGGCCGTGCATACCGACGTTGCTGCCACGGTGGACCAGTTGCTCAGGGGCCTGCAGCCCAGAGTTCAGGAGCGCGAGCTGACTGCTGAGGGTGGTGTTCAGCTTGTCGATCCCCCGCAGTCGTCGGGTTTGCTAAGCCCTCCTTCTCCTCGACCGGCAGCTGGACGGCCTGTCTCTGTTCCTGTGTCTGTGCCTCAGACCAGTGCAGCAGAAGCATCTCCTCCTGCCCCTCCTGAGAACACCGACGTTTTGCAGGTTCTCTGTTGTGGGATCACCCCCCGGCTTGTGGACGAAACCATTCGTTCTCACGGCTGGACTGCGCGGGTGGTGGACGATTTAAGTGAGGCGGATGTTGTGTTGAGCATTCGGCTGGGACTCAGCCGTCAACCGTCTCTGAGGCGTCAGGCTAGGGATCTTGGGATTCCAATCCTGGTGATCAAGTCCGACACCCTGCCCCAGGTGACCCGTGCTATGGCTCGCCTCTTGAGTCGTCGGGCAAGTGAAACGGCTGCGGATGCCATCGCTCCCGATCGGGCGTCAAAGGACGATGAATTTGCTGCTCTTGAGGAATGCCGGCTTGCAGTGGAACAAGTGGTGATGCCGCAAGGCAGGCCCGTGGAGTTGTTGCCGCGAACTGAACGCGTGCTTCGCATGCAGGCGGATCTTGTCAGTCGTTACCAACTGCGTAGTGATGTTTTCGGTCAAGCCGAACAGTCGCGTTTGCGGGTCTTCCCTCCCTGATCGCGCTTCGCTTGATTCGCCCGGTGGATTGACGAAGGGTTGGCTGCTATGAGTAACTATTAGTGCTCCGGTGAGCCGCAGGTTGTGGTCTTTTCCGGTTCAGTGGGCCGTCGCCAAGCGGTAAGGCAGCGGGTTTTGGTCTCGCCATTCCTAGGTTCGAATCCTAGCGGCCCAGTTTTTGTCCATGAACCATCGACCCTTGCTGGTGTTCGATTTCGACGGGGTCATCGTCGATGGCATGGCCGAGTACTGGTGGAGTGCTTGGCATGCGTGTCTTCGCCTTGATGCCTCTCCGACAGGATTGACTCCCGACCGGGTGCCTGATGCGTTCCGTCGGCTGCGCCCATGGGTGCATCACGGTTGGGAGATGGTGTTGCTGGCTGCTGAGCTGCCTGTTCTGGATCCCCAGGTTTGGATGCAGTCCTACGCCGAAGCCCAGGCGCTCGCTTTACAGCGTCACGGATGGGAGCCGGAGCAGCTGCAAGCCGCCCTGGATGCGTCCCGTGATGAATCTGTTCGGCAGAACCGCTCCGCTTGGTTGGCGTTGCATCGGCCCTTCCCAGGGTTGGTGGCAAGGCTCCGCCAGCTTGAGGCTGAGGGCGTGGACTGGGCTGTCCTGACCACCAAGACTCAGGCCTTTACCGCTGAGCTGCTGAACAGTCTTGGCCTGCATCCCTGGCGTTTGGACGGTCGCGAAGCTGGAGCGAAGCCCCAGGTTTTGCTTCGGCTTCAGCAGCAGCGAACGTTGTGTGGCTTCGTTGAAGACCGTCGGGCGACGCTGGAGGCTGTGCGGTCCACGCCAGGGTTGGAACGACTGCCCTGCTTCCTGGTGAGTTGGGGCTATCTTCGCCCCCAGGATCAGAGCAATCTTCCTCCCGGGATTGCGTTGCTCCATCCGGATCGTTTCCGGGCCCCCCTGGCGCAATGGCCCTGATTCGCTACGGTACGCTTGTACTACCTGAGACGATTCGGCGCTTCTGTGGCATTGGATCTCTCGTTCCTTAGTTTCAGGTCTCTTCCATGCCTGCAGATATGAAATCCAGTGCTTCCGACCCCCGCTCCTCCGGCGAGAAAGACAAGGCGCTAAATCTGGTCCTTGGTCAGATCGAGCGCAACTTCGGTAAAGGGTCGATCATGCGGCTCGGCGATGCCTCCCGCATGAGGGTGGAGACGATCTCCACCGGTGCTCTGACCCTTGATCTTGCCCTGGGTGGTGGTTACCCGAAGGGCCGGGTGGTGGAGATTTATGGCCCAGAAAGTTCCGGTAAAACCACTCTCACCCTGCATGCGATTGCTGAAGTGCAGAAGCGTGGTGGTGTGGCGGCCTTCGTGGATGCGGAGCATGCTCTGGACCCCGTTTATGCCGCTTCGTTGGGTGTGGATGTTGAGAACCTTCTGGTCTCTCAGCCCGATACCGGTGAGATGGCTCTGGAGATCGTCGATCAACTGGTGCGATCGGCGGCGGTTGATCTTGTCGTGATCGACTCGGTGGCCGCTCTCACGCCCCGCGCCGAGATCGAGGGAGAAATGGGAGACCTGGCGGTTGGCAGTCAGGCGCGTCTGATGAGTCAGGCCATGCGCAAGATCACCGGCAACATCGGCAAGTCGGGTTGCACCGTCATCTTCCTCAACCAGCTGCGTCTCAAGATTGGTGTGACCTACGGCAATCCAGAGACGACCACTGGAGGTAATGCGCTCAAGTTCTATGCCTCGGTTCGCCTCGACATCCGTCGGATTCAGACGCTCAAGAAGGGGACGGAGGAATTCGGGATCAGGGCCAAAGTGAAAGTGGCGAAAAACAAGGTGGCGCCACCCTTCCGCATTGCTGAATTCGACATTCTTTTTGGCCGCGGCATCAGCACCCTGGGCTGTCTGCTCGATCTCGCCGAAGAGACAGGCGTGGTTGTGCGCAAGGGCGCTTGGTACAGCTACGAGGGAGACAACATCGGGCAGGGTCGCGACAACACCATCACCTGGATGGAGGAGAACCCGGAATCGACGGCCACGATTGAGACGCTCGTGCGTCAAAAGCTGACGGAAGGTTCGGAAGTGAAGTCGAATTCCATGCGGCCCCTAGCGGCTGCTGCGAAGGCGACTGTCGATAAGTCGACTCCGGGTAAGGCCCCGGAAGCGGCTGCTTGATCTCAGCCGGCTTGGGTCAGTGACTGCTTGCCGCAGACCTGGCCCTGCTGAGCCAGTTCAACCATTCGGTGTAGTTCCTGGATGGCTTCAGCTCCCTCCAATTTCACGAGTTCTCGGCCATTGCGGGATTCCACCCAGCTGATGCCGAAATCGGAGACAAGAAAGCGCACAATGTGGCCATCGCCGATGTCAGCCACAAAAGACGCGCCATGGCCATCGCGGCCGTCGCCGCAGGAGTAACAGGTGGCTGTGACGCCGGCAGTTTCGAGGCTGCCGGCGAGGGCCTGCAGGCTCATCACCAAGTCTTCGACGACAGACCTGTAGTGCTCGGCTAAACGCGGAAACATGATTGAGTCTCCAATGAGACCAATCCTAAAAGTTTTCTTTCGTTTTCGCGTGTTTGGTCCGGCTGGCCGATCAGGGGGTATCCGAGAGCGTCCACCAGCCTGCGGCGGGTCCGATGAATCGCACCGTGATCCATAGGACCACCATGGCTCCGATGCCGATCCAGGCGCCGCGTGTGGTCACCGCCATGAACTGTTGTGTCTGATTGCGCGTCAGAGGAAGCCAGGACACCACTCGCGGCGATGTATCCGGTGCTTTTGTGTTGGCCTTGGGCTGACGAGGGGGCATGCCCTGTGCAGCTCGGCGGCGTGCTTCTCCCATGCACTTCTGCGCGTTGAACGGAGGTTAGGCGTTGTTCAGTCCGGCAGCAGTCGCTGCAGTGGAATCCAAGGCTCAAGCCGATGCAGCACCTGATCACCCCAACTGCGCCCTCGGAGACGACCATCAAGGATGGCTAGGCGTCCACCGCTGCGTCGCAGTGGTGCAATGGCTGCTGGAATCAAGCTCAATGCTTCCGGCAAAAGCAGAGTGCGGAACCAGTCTTCGCCCTGTTGTTTCATGCGTTCCACCCTTGCTGATGTGAGTGGATTGTCCAGGCTGGCGAGGGGAAGCATGCCGA contains these protein-coding regions:
- a CDS encoding LdpA C-terminal domain-containing domain; amino-acid sequence: MGTDDHTFERLTPEEALDQGRWVKLICGASNQDLPAIADLTAVFAAVGVHCIDVAADPAVALAARRGLDWAEAQTGHRPWLMVSLSDGMDAHFRKAWFDADRCPADCPRPCERICPAAAIPPGSGIDQQRCYGCGRCLPACPHGLIEERDHRLTPEQVITLLKSIQPDAVEIHTGSGHEEGSTMLIQSLQHHNVPLQRLAVSCGLEGHGVNADQLARLLWHRHSCLRQAGYRPLWQLDGRPMSGDVGAGTARAAVQLWRAMRLLAPPGPLQLAGGTNAATVDLLHSTERPAGIAFGGVARRLLMPVLNEAQTRGSALWQWPEGWERALSLARPLVTPWLRRSC
- a CDS encoding AAA family ATPase, producing MGTQRVTDDLDRLLELLPDAVQEQLREEEARQQLLEVVLDLGRLPEARYPGRALALGSTPLSREDLAAVVARIGQFGGDNRAGIERTLHRISAIRNRQGEVVGLTCRVGRAVFGTVAMVRDLLDGGQSLLLMGRPGVGKTTALREIARVLADELERRVVVIDTSNEIAGDGDIPHPAIGRARRMQVARPELQHQTMIEAVENHMPEVIVIDEIGTELEAQAARTIAERGVVLVATAHGNALANLIKNPTLSDLVGGIQAVTLGDEEARRRRSQKTVLERAADPTFPVAVEMHSRHRWAVHTDVAATVDQLLRGLQPRVQERELTAEGGVQLVDPPQSSGLLSPPSPRPAAGRPVSVPVSVPQTSAAEASPPAPPENTDVLQVLCCGITPRLVDETIRSHGWTARVVDDLSEADVVLSIRLGLSRQPSLRRQARDLGIPILVIKSDTLPQVTRAMARLLSRRASETAADAIAPDRASKDDEFAALEECRLAVEQVVMPQGRPVELLPRTERVLRMQADLVSRYQLRSDVFGQAEQSRLRVFPP
- a CDS encoding HAD family hydrolase — translated: MNHRPLLVFDFDGVIVDGMAEYWWSAWHACLRLDASPTGLTPDRVPDAFRRLRPWVHHGWEMVLLAAELPVLDPQVWMQSYAEAQALALQRHGWEPEQLQAALDASRDESVRQNRSAWLALHRPFPGLVARLRQLEAEGVDWAVLTTKTQAFTAELLNSLGLHPWRLDGREAGAKPQVLLRLQQQRTLCGFVEDRRATLEAVRSTPGLERLPCFLVSWGYLRPQDQSNLPPGIALLHPDRFRAPLAQWP
- the recA gene encoding recombinase RecA, which encodes MPADMKSSASDPRSSGEKDKALNLVLGQIERNFGKGSIMRLGDASRMRVETISTGALTLDLALGGGYPKGRVVEIYGPESSGKTTLTLHAIAEVQKRGGVAAFVDAEHALDPVYAASLGVDVENLLVSQPDTGEMALEIVDQLVRSAAVDLVVIDSVAALTPRAEIEGEMGDLAVGSQARLMSQAMRKITGNIGKSGCTVIFLNQLRLKIGVTYGNPETTTGGNALKFYASVRLDIRRIQTLKKGTEEFGIRAKVKVAKNKVAPPFRIAEFDILFGRGISTLGCLLDLAEETGVVVRKGAWYSYEGDNIGQGRDNTITWMEENPESTATIETLVRQKLTEGSEVKSNSMRPLAAAAKATVDKSTPGKAPEAAA
- a CDS encoding DUF1815 family protein, which produces MFPRLAEHYRSVVEDLVMSLQALAGSLETAGVTATCYSCGDGRDGHGASFVADIGDGHIVRFLVSDFGISWVESRNGRELVKLEGAEAIQELHRMVELAQQGQVCGKQSLTQAG
- a CDS encoding DUF2839 domain-containing protein translates to MGEARRRAAQGMPPRQPKANTKAPDTSPRVVSWLPLTRNQTQQFMAVTTRGAWIGIGAMVVLWITVRFIGPAAGWWTLSDTP